A genomic window from Paenibacillus sp. FSL K6-0276 includes:
- the hisF gene encoding imidazole glycerol phosphate synthase subunit HisF, translated as MLAKRIIPCLDVKDGRVVKGVNFVNLRDAGDPVELAALYDREGADELVFLDISASVEGRATMIEVVRQTAGEIAIPFTVGGGISTPDDMKRILRAGADKIGINTAAITNPQLILEGARRFGSQCIVVAIDAKYNEAFGEWEVYTHGGRKPTGIRALAWAKEAEKLGAGEILLTSMDADGTKDGFDLKLTSAVCDLLSIPVIASGGAGKKEHFYDVFTEGKADAGLAATIFHYKEIAINDLKADLKQKGVEIR; from the coding sequence ATGTTAGCAAAACGTATCATCCCCTGTCTTGACGTTAAGGACGGACGGGTAGTCAAAGGCGTTAACTTTGTGAATCTGCGTGATGCCGGAGATCCAGTAGAGCTAGCGGCGCTGTATGACCGTGAGGGTGCAGATGAGCTTGTGTTTCTCGATATATCGGCTTCCGTAGAAGGTCGAGCGACAATGATTGAGGTTGTGCGGCAGACCGCAGGCGAAATCGCCATTCCTTTCACAGTGGGCGGAGGGATCTCTACGCCTGATGATATGAAAAGGATTCTTCGTGCAGGCGCAGATAAAATCGGCATTAATACGGCAGCTATCACGAATCCACAGCTAATTCTGGAGGGGGCACGCCGATTTGGCTCCCAATGTATTGTAGTAGCGATAGACGCTAAATATAACGAGGCTTTTGGTGAATGGGAAGTGTACACACATGGTGGTCGGAAGCCGACCGGCATCCGTGCCCTTGCTTGGGCCAAAGAAGCTGAAAAGCTGGGTGCAGGCGAGATTTTGCTCACTAGTATGGATGCAGATGGTACAAAAGATGGCTTCGACCTGAAGCTGACCTCGGCAGTATGCGACTTGCTCAGTATTCCTGTGATTGCTTCTGGCGGCGCTGGGAAGAAGGAGCATTTTTACGATGTATTTACGGAAGGGAAAGCCGATGCGGGACTGGCGGCGACCATTTTTCACTATAAAGAGATTGCTATTAACGACTTAAAGGCAGACTTGAAGCAAAAAGGGGTAGAGATCCGATGA
- the hisIE gene encoding bifunctional phosphoribosyl-AMP cyclohydrolase/phosphoribosyl-ATP diphosphatase HisIE, translating to MSETEKNTTISQKEALAGIRWNEAGLVPSVVQDANTLEVLMVAYMNSESLQLSLESGQTWFWSRSRSELWHKGGTSGNTQAITSISYDCDSDTLLVKVVPEGPACHTGATSCFFREIPLNNPIAEAQKPAASLTDGERFAVLGELERVIAEREVERPEGAYTTYLFDKGVDKILKKVGEEASETIIAAKNKDNAELRLEVSDLIYHLLVLLQERKLPLDEIMEELSTRHERPRRDQY from the coding sequence ATGAGCGAAACAGAAAAGAATACAACAATTAGCCAAAAAGAAGCTCTGGCCGGCATTCGCTGGAATGAAGCAGGTTTAGTGCCTAGCGTTGTGCAGGATGCTAATACTCTAGAGGTACTGATGGTTGCTTATATGAATTCGGAATCGTTGCAGCTCTCGCTGGAGAGTGGTCAGACCTGGTTCTGGAGCCGCTCACGCAGCGAGCTTTGGCACAAAGGTGGAACCTCAGGCAACACACAAGCGATTACCTCCATATCCTATGATTGCGATAGTGATACGCTGCTCGTGAAGGTTGTCCCTGAAGGACCAGCTTGCCATACTGGAGCTACGTCATGCTTTTTCCGTGAGATACCTTTGAATAACCCAATCGCGGAAGCTCAGAAACCGGCAGCGAGTCTTACGGATGGAGAACGTTTTGCTGTACTCGGTGAGCTGGAGCGCGTAATCGCTGAGCGGGAAGTAGAGCGTCCAGAAGGAGCATATACGACCTATTTGTTTGATAAAGGTGTCGATAAGATTCTTAAGAAGGTAGGCGAGGAAGCCTCCGAAACGATTATTGCTGCCAAAAATAAAGATAATGCTGAGCTTCGCCTTGAGGTCAGTGATCTGATCTATCACTTGCTGGTACTGCTACAAGAGCGCAAACTTCCGCTGGATGAGATCATGGAAGAGTTGAGTACCCGTCACGAGCGTCCACGCCGGGATCAGTACTAG
- the hisJ gene encoding histidinol-phosphatase HisJ, whose protein sequence is MHIDYHTHHERCGHAVGKLEDYVKRGIELGLQQLGLSDHLPLIHVDPASYYPEMAMPMAELPRYVEECLTLKERYRGVIDLRLGLEADYIEGSEDQIREILSPYPWDYLIGSVHFLGEWDITDYRQVHGWEGKDELGVYRLYYDAVKKSALSGLYDIIGHMDVIKRFGYGPQTPEGKAEVRALELETLKFIADSGIAMELNASGLSKPCAEMFPAEHLLQEALKLGIPLTLGSDAHDPAKLGDGLQEARSMLWHTGFRELAVFEGRRRTTVPFKL, encoded by the coding sequence ATGCATATCGATTATCATACGCATCATGAGCGCTGCGGTCATGCCGTGGGCAAGCTAGAGGATTATGTGAAGCGTGGGATAGAGCTTGGACTTCAGCAGCTAGGGTTATCCGACCACTTGCCGCTCATCCATGTAGATCCCGCTAGCTATTACCCTGAAATGGCCATGCCAATGGCTGAACTGCCTCGTTATGTGGAAGAATGCCTGACGCTGAAGGAACGCTATCGCGGAGTCATAGACCTGCGACTAGGGCTGGAAGCGGATTATATTGAAGGCTCCGAAGATCAAATTCGCGAGATTTTGTCTCCATACCCATGGGACTATCTAATAGGCTCTGTGCATTTTCTTGGGGAATGGGACATCACGGATTATCGACAGGTTCATGGCTGGGAAGGCAAGGATGAACTAGGGGTATATCGTCTTTATTATGATGCTGTAAAGAAGTCGGCGTTATCGGGATTATATGATATTATAGGACATATGGATGTTATTAAACGGTTCGGCTATGGTCCACAGACACCAGAAGGTAAGGCAGAGGTGAGAGCGCTGGAGCTGGAAACCTTAAAGTTTATAGCGGATAGCGGAATCGCCATGGAGCTGAATGCTTCAGGACTTTCCAAGCCATGTGCCGAGATGTTCCCGGCGGAACATCTGCTACAGGAAGCCTTAAAGCTCGGTATACCGCTTACGCTCGGCTCGGATGCACATGACCCTGCCAAGCTCGGTGACGGCTTGCAAGAGGCACGTAGCATGCTCTGGCACACAGGCTTTCGTGAACTGGCTGTATTTGAGGGACGCCGCCGTACCACTGTTCCGTTCAAACTATAA
- a CDS encoding ribose-phosphate pyrophosphokinase, which translates to MHHQQLRIFSGSSNPKLAADIAERLGVELGQIKLTRFMSGEIYVHYEESIRNCDVFLVQSLSHPINEMFVELLVMIDAAKRASARTVNIIVPYYGYARQERKSAPREPISAKMVADVLTTAGATRVITIDLHAAAIQGFFNIPVDHLTALDLISSHLKSKAMSDLVIVSPDAGRASMAEKLANKLDSPFAIMIKKRPAHNESVITHVIGDVEGRTPIIIEDLIDTGTTIVNVVEGLKERGAKDSIVCATHGLFSGPALQRLDHPSVQEVVITDSIALPDDHSSRFKVLSVAPMLAQATRIILEGGSIDKLFRDAGI; encoded by the coding sequence ATGCATCATCAACAATTACGTATTTTTTCCGGTTCGTCGAATCCAAAGCTAGCGGCAGATATTGCAGAGCGACTTGGTGTTGAATTGGGGCAGATTAAGTTGACCCGTTTCATGAGCGGCGAGATTTACGTGCATTACGAAGAGAGCATCCGGAACTGCGACGTATTTTTGGTGCAATCCCTATCCCATCCCATTAATGAGATGTTCGTGGAACTGCTCGTGATGATAGATGCTGCCAAACGGGCATCGGCGCGTACAGTTAACATTATTGTGCCGTATTATGGATACGCTCGGCAGGAACGCAAGTCCGCACCTCGTGAACCGATCTCGGCTAAGATGGTAGCTGATGTACTTACGACCGCGGGCGCAACCCGTGTGATCACCATCGACTTGCATGCAGCGGCGATTCAAGGATTCTTCAATATTCCAGTGGATCATCTAACTGCACTTGATTTGATCAGTAGTCATTTGAAATCGAAGGCAATGTCTGATCTAGTGATTGTCTCCCCTGATGCAGGACGCGCGTCTATGGCTGAGAAACTGGCGAATAAGCTGGATTCACCTTTTGCCATTATGATTAAGAAGCGTCCAGCCCATAATGAATCGGTAATCACTCATGTCATTGGCGATGTTGAGGGACGTACACCGATTATCATTGAGGATCTGATTGATACAGGGACTACTATTGTGAATGTGGTTGAAGGTCTGAAAGAGAGAGGTGCGAAGGACAGTATCGTCTGCGCAACGCATGGATTGTTCTCAGGACCTGCGCTGCAGCGGCTGGACCATCCCTCTGTTCAGGAAGTGGTCATTACCGATTCTATCGCGCTGCCAGATGATCATTCGAGTCGGTTTAAGGTCTTATCGGTTGCACCGATGCTTGCGCAAGCTACGCGCATTATTCTTGAGGGCGGTTCGATCGATAAACTTTTCAGAGACGCGGGAATTTAA
- a CDS encoding tetratricopeptide repeat protein has product MMERTSEYDVENGNVIPVTLNANFFFERAVRSLDRFQYDKALKNFRKAVEYEPENPVNHCNVAGVLSEMGNYEASNDILTHVLENIDPGMTECYFYMANNFANMESYEEAERSLVTYLEEDVNGEFLVESEELMELLQYELDRPAPLIRIRSREGVIEHERARALLEEGKFTQAVTLLEEIVSNTPDFLAAHNNLALAYFYMGRFTKAKECIIRVLDQDSGNLHALCNLAIFLQYEGDRGQLAGLLRLLETTIPFHQEHLFKMATTMGILGRHRTAYGHFRRLLKDEEVGGDASLYHYCAAAASNSGLYAEAQRCWQKAAKLDPESAVPRFFLAQLQQAQGEGKALSPVSYNYQLPFQEQLKLWKDNKGSFAEEVRNNPLLRSSFFWALRYGDANTKLQVTEALRWIEDEEMSEILQGLLKQQPLQEEKLQEAALLSLQRLIGSIPEENVLQEAKETSTARLKGLPEWREDWQKVIDQTVSMMDRRFDAVQKKDAELLWKQFVSSIYPDVPFIRQTEGWCAALEYLIAKMHNLPVTYREVAQRYDVSVSMVSRYARRIDDECSFQGSVSDSLPPFTENI; this is encoded by the coding sequence ATGATGGAGAGAACTTCAGAGTATGATGTGGAGAATGGTAATGTTATTCCTGTCACTCTGAATGCCAATTTTTTCTTTGAAAGAGCCGTTCGGTCCTTGGATCGCTTTCAATATGATAAGGCATTAAAGAATTTTCGCAAAGCTGTAGAGTACGAACCGGAGAACCCGGTAAATCATTGCAACGTAGCAGGTGTTTTATCAGAGATGGGGAATTATGAGGCGTCTAACGACATTTTGACCCATGTACTGGAGAATATTGATCCTGGAATGACGGAATGTTATTTCTATATGGCTAACAACTTCGCCAATATGGAAAGCTATGAGGAGGCAGAACGCTCACTCGTTACTTATCTCGAAGAAGATGTGAACGGTGAATTTCTGGTCGAATCGGAAGAATTGATGGAACTTCTGCAATATGAGCTGGATCGTCCTGCACCGCTTATCCGGATTAGAAGCCGGGAAGGGGTAATAGAGCATGAGCGGGCCCGAGCGCTGTTGGAAGAAGGCAAGTTTACACAAGCCGTTACTTTGCTTGAAGAGATTGTGAGCAATACGCCAGACTTCTTGGCGGCGCATAACAACCTAGCCCTTGCGTATTTCTATATGGGTCGTTTTACCAAAGCCAAAGAATGCATTATACGGGTGCTTGATCAGGACTCTGGGAATTTGCATGCACTTTGTAACTTGGCGATCTTTCTGCAGTATGAAGGTGACCGCGGGCAACTAGCTGGATTGTTACGTCTGCTAGAGACGACCATTCCTTTTCACCAGGAGCATTTGTTCAAAATGGCCACTACCATGGGGATTCTGGGACGGCATAGAACCGCATATGGTCATTTTCGGCGCTTGCTTAAGGATGAGGAAGTCGGCGGTGACGCCAGTTTGTACCATTACTGTGCGGCAGCAGCAAGCAATAGCGGTCTGTATGCAGAAGCTCAGCGTTGCTGGCAAAAAGCTGCCAAGCTGGATCCGGAATCGGCTGTGCCGAGATTTTTTCTGGCCCAGCTACAGCAAGCGCAGGGAGAAGGCAAAGCGCTGTCTCCAGTCAGCTACAACTATCAGCTCCCATTTCAAGAGCAGCTGAAGCTGTGGAAGGACAATAAAGGCAGCTTTGCCGAAGAGGTGCGGAACAATCCGCTACTTCGATCTTCCTTCTTCTGGGCACTCCGCTACGGTGATGCCAATACGAAGCTTCAGGTTACTGAAGCTCTGCGGTGGATCGAAGATGAAGAAATGTCCGAGATTCTACAAGGACTTCTGAAGCAACAGCCATTGCAGGAAGAAAAGCTTCAAGAAGCTGCGCTTCTCAGTCTGCAACGACTGATTGGTAGTATTCCGGAGGAAAATGTGCTTCAGGAAGCCAAAGAAACTTCTACTGCGCGTCTGAAGGGATTGCCAGAATGGAGAGAAGATTGGCAAAAAGTCATCGACCAGACGGTAAGTATGATGGACCGGAGATTTGATGCCGTCCAGAAAAAAGATGCTGAATTACTTTGGAAGCAATTCGTAAGTAGCATATATCCAGATGTACCTTTTATCCGTCAAACGGAAGGTTGGTGTGCTGCCTTAGAATATCTGATTGCAAAAATGCATAACCTTCCAGTCACCTACCGTGAGGTAGCTCAGCGCTACGACGTTTCCGTGTCGATGGTCAGTCGTTATGCTCGGCGTATCGATGATGAATGCAGTTTTCAGGGAAGTGTGAGCGACAGTCTTCCCCCGTTTACCGAAAATATCTAA
- the trxB gene encoding thioredoxin-disulfide reductase, protein MYKTIVIGTGPAGLTAAIYLARANLNPLVIEGMQPGGQLTTTTEVENFPGFPEGILGPDLMDNMRKQAERFGAEFKNGWVDSVDFSQRPFKVTVDGLGVLEAESVIISTGASARYLGIPGEQENVGRGVSTCATCDGFFFRNKKIIVVGGGDSAMEEASFLTRFASSVTVVHRRDELRASKIMQDRARDNSKVAWALNRTPLEVTTDESGVKGLTVRNNETGLEELIEADGVFVAIGHTPNTGFLGGQITTDTNGYIVVNPGTTETNIPGVFACGDVQDTRYRQAISAAGTGCMAAMDAEKYLEGTMVHDWSETLGS, encoded by the coding sequence ATGTACAAAACGATTGTAATCGGAACAGGCCCGGCCGGGCTTACTGCTGCTATTTATTTGGCCCGTGCCAACCTTAACCCACTTGTAATTGAAGGTATGCAGCCAGGTGGACAACTGACAACGACAACGGAAGTGGAGAACTTTCCAGGCTTTCCTGAAGGGATTCTCGGCCCAGATTTAATGGACAACATGCGGAAGCAGGCTGAACGTTTTGGTGCTGAATTCAAGAATGGTTGGGTGGATTCAGTGGATTTTTCACAGCGTCCATTTAAAGTGACAGTAGATGGTTTGGGTGTATTAGAGGCAGAGTCGGTGATTATCTCTACCGGTGCTTCTGCCAGATATTTAGGAATACCAGGAGAGCAAGAGAATGTGGGCCGTGGGGTCAGCACTTGTGCTACTTGTGATGGCTTCTTTTTCCGGAACAAGAAGATTATCGTGGTTGGTGGAGGAGACTCCGCGATGGAGGAAGCCAGCTTCTTAACAAGATTCGCTTCCAGCGTAACCGTGGTTCACCGTCGTGATGAGCTCAGAGCTTCGAAGATCATGCAGGATCGCGCACGTGACAACAGTAAGGTAGCGTGGGCACTTAATCGTACACCGCTTGAGGTTACAACGGATGAGTCTGGTGTTAAAGGGCTAACGGTTCGCAACAATGAGACGGGGCTTGAAGAACTCATTGAAGCGGACGGAGTGTTTGTCGCTATCGGACATACGCCGAATACCGGATTCTTGGGCGGCCAGATTACGACGGATACTAACGGTTATATCGTGGTGAATCCAGGAACTACTGAAACGAACATACCGGGCGTATTCGCATGTGGCGACGTACAGGATACCCGTTACCGTCAAGCGATTTCTGCAGCAGGCACCGGCTGTATGGCAGCAATGGACGCTGAGAAATATCTTGAAGGCACAATGGTGCATGACTGGAGCGAAACACTGGGTAGTTAA
- the uxaC gene encoding glucuronate isomerase, which produces MSRKFMDENFLLSSETAIQLFHNYAKDMPIIDYHCHLSPKEIYENKTFNNITEAWLYGDHYKWRVMRANGVDEKFITGDASDYDKFLAWARTVPMIIGNPLYHWTHLELQRFFGVYELLNEANAPKIWDEVNRQLQGEGYGARDLIIKSKVTVVCTTDDPIDSLEYHEKISNLSGFEASVVPGFRPDKALEINRPIFKPWVAQLSEISGMAVENYGQFLEALESRVRYFHARAGRVSDHALDAVMFEPTTLEEATAIFAKALREGAVSESEEKKYKGFTLVFLGKLYNELDWAMQFHIHALRNNNSVMLGRLGPDTGYDSINDGVIAKPLSGLLDALDRENALPKTILYSLNPNDNHVIAGLMGCFQGGGIPGKIQFGTAWWFNDNKDGMLEQMKTLANLGVLSQFVGMLTDSRSFLSYTRHEYFRRILCDLVGSWVESGEAPDDLNLLGGMIKNICYNNADHYFNFSKQALVTK; this is translated from the coding sequence ATGAGCAGAAAATTCATGGATGAGAACTTCTTGTTGTCGAGTGAGACCGCGATTCAGCTGTTTCATAACTATGCGAAAGACATGCCGATTATCGACTATCATTGCCACCTCAGCCCAAAAGAAATTTACGAGAACAAGACGTTCAACAATATTACCGAAGCTTGGCTGTATGGCGACCATTACAAATGGAGAGTGATGCGGGCAAATGGTGTAGATGAGAAGTTCATTACCGGGGACGCCAGTGACTATGATAAGTTTTTGGCATGGGCTAGAACAGTTCCTATGATTATCGGTAATCCACTCTATCATTGGACGCATCTAGAATTGCAGCGCTTCTTCGGTGTATATGAGCTGCTTAATGAGGCTAACGCACCGAAGATTTGGGATGAAGTGAATAGACAGCTTCAAGGTGAAGGATATGGAGCAAGAGATCTAATCATTAAATCGAAGGTGACAGTTGTATGCACTACTGACGATCCTATAGATAGTTTGGAATATCATGAAAAAATCAGTAATCTGAGTGGGTTCGAAGCCAGTGTAGTTCCTGGATTCCGTCCGGATAAAGCCCTTGAGATCAATCGTCCTATCTTCAAACCTTGGGTAGCTCAGCTTAGCGAGATTTCGGGAATGGCTGTTGAAAATTACGGACAGTTTCTTGAAGCGCTGGAGAGCAGGGTGAGATACTTTCATGCCAGAGCTGGACGTGTATCCGATCATGCTTTGGATGCAGTAATGTTTGAGCCGACTACCTTAGAAGAAGCTACAGCGATATTCGCCAAAGCGCTTCGTGAAGGCGCCGTAAGTGAGAGTGAGGAAAAGAAATATAAAGGGTTCACACTTGTGTTCCTTGGCAAATTGTACAATGAGCTGGATTGGGCGATGCAATTTCATATCCATGCCCTACGCAATAATAACAGCGTAATGTTGGGACGTCTAGGTCCTGACACCGGCTATGATTCCATTAATGACGGTGTGATTGCTAAGCCTCTGTCAGGTTTGCTAGATGCGCTGGATCGTGAGAACGCGCTGCCTAAGACCATTTTGTACTCACTCAATCCTAATGATAATCATGTCATTGCCGGCTTAATGGGCTGCTTCCAAGGGGGCGGTATTCCAGGGAAAATTCAATTCGGAACCGCATGGTGGTTCAACGATAATAAGGACGGCATGCTGGAACAGATGAAGACGCTCGCTAATCTCGGCGTACTCAGCCAATTTGTCGGAATGTTAACCGACTCCAGAAGCTTTTTATCGTATACCAGACATGAATACTTTAGAAGAATCCTGTGCGATCTTGTTGGTTCTTGGGTAGAGAGCGGAGAAGCTCCTGATGATCTGAATCTACTAGGCGGCATGATCAAGAATATCTGTTACAATAACGCTGATCATTATTTTAATTTCTCGAAACAGGCATTGGTGACTAAGTAA
- a CDS encoding LacI family DNA-binding transcriptional regulator, with translation MAPTIKDIAKLANVSHTTVSRALNNSPLIKEVTRKRIAEIAAQVGYVPNYNAKSLVMQRSYTIGLFFTSIAKGTTSGFFSDTIRGVNSVIDVEYNLFIRGIDDYVEYSSIHRKRFDGIILMSQSEADNKFIYHVVQQGIPIVVLNRQIDDRSIINIISNDREGAYDAGKHLIECGHQDIAIIEGVEGFKSTQERRDGFIKALIDHNIPVRNDYMRSGNYDMQSGYEAMGKLLDLEKPPTAVFCSNDDMAIGAMKSVFERGLQVPYDISIVGFDDIGFSLFANPSLTTVKRPIEKISEQGARQLLSLIKEPTEKDGPISIKTEFIARESVRKLQK, from the coding sequence ATGGCACCTACAATCAAGGATATCGCCAAATTGGCGAATGTATCGCATACAACTGTATCGAGAGCACTTAACAATAGTCCGCTAATTAAAGAGGTCACACGTAAAAGAATTGCAGAGATCGCTGCGCAAGTGGGTTACGTCCCCAATTACAATGCCAAAAGCCTTGTGATGCAGCGATCTTATACCATCGGTCTGTTCTTCACGAGTATTGCCAAGGGCACAACGTCAGGTTTCTTCTCTGATACGATTCGTGGTGTGAATAGCGTAATAGATGTGGAATATAATCTGTTCATCCGTGGGATTGACGATTATGTGGAATACTCCTCTATTCATCGTAAACGCTTTGATGGAATTATTCTAATGAGTCAAAGCGAAGCAGATAATAAATTCATTTACCATGTAGTACAGCAAGGCATTCCAATCGTTGTGCTGAACCGGCAGATAGATGATCGCTCCATTATCAACATCATCTCGAATGACCGTGAAGGCGCTTATGATGCAGGCAAACACTTGATTGAATGCGGGCATCAAGACATTGCGATCATTGAAGGCGTCGAGGGCTTTAAATCCACGCAGGAACGCAGAGACGGTTTTATAAAAGCTTTGATTGACCATAATATCCCTGTGCGTAACGACTATATGAGAAGTGGTAATTACGATATGCAAAGCGGATATGAGGCGATGGGCAAGTTGCTGGATTTAGAGAAACCACCGACGGCAGTATTTTGTTCCAACGATGATATGGCTATCGGGGCTATGAAAAGCGTATTCGAACGAGGGTTACAGGTACCGTATGACATCTCCATTGTGGGTTTTGACGATATAGGTTTCTCACTCTTTGCGAATCCTTCGCTCACCACAGTCAAGCGTCCCATTGAGAAGATTAGCGAGCAAGGCGCTCGTCAGTTGTTAAGCTTGATTAAGGAACCTACGGAAAAAGATGGACCGATCTCGATCAAAACGGAATTCATTGCGAGAGAATCGGTTAGGAAGTTGCAAAAATAG
- a CDS encoding tagaturonate reductase has product MERLNSDSWKAYKQYPEKVLQFGEGNFMRAFVDWQIHTMNQKTDFNGGVVVVQPLGNGLAEMLNAQDGLYTLYLQGIKDGVAVKEHEVINCITRTLNPFAQHEEYMKLAENPELRFIVSNTTEAGIAFEVGDKLTDAPQSSFPGKLTALLYKRFEFFNGDFSKGFIIIPCELIDRNGDELKKVILKYADLWNLGEGFVEWLNEANTFCCSLVDRIVPGYPRDTIAEITEELGYEDKLVVVGEQFHLWVIEGPQWIKEEFPAQLAGLNVLVVDDMTPYRTRKVRILNGAHTALTPVAYLYGIDTVSEAIEHKEVGAYVKSLIYEEIIPTLDLPVEELNSFADAVLERFLNPYVQHYVMSISLNSISKFKTRDLPSLLQFVESQGQLPEKLIFSLSALIAFYKGRRGEEEIQLADDADILEWFASLWGGWDGTDTGLRALTAQVLAATNRWGIDLNEVAGLTDKVAQGLIAIERTGMKQALKAFVKKPAHN; this is encoded by the coding sequence ATGGAAAGATTGAATAGCGATAGTTGGAAAGCTTACAAGCAATATCCCGAGAAGGTTCTGCAATTTGGTGAAGGCAATTTCATGCGCGCGTTTGTAGATTGGCAGATTCATACCATGAATCAAAAAACGGATTTCAATGGTGGAGTGGTGGTTGTACAACCGCTGGGCAACGGACTTGCAGAAATGCTAAATGCTCAGGATGGTCTATATACGCTTTATCTCCAAGGGATCAAAGATGGAGTAGCGGTAAAAGAACACGAGGTCATCAACTGCATTACACGAACGCTTAATCCATTTGCTCAGCATGAGGAGTATATGAAGCTTGCCGAGAATCCAGAGCTGCGATTTATAGTGTCCAACACCACTGAGGCAGGAATTGCTTTTGAAGTCGGCGATAAGTTAACCGATGCTCCACAGAGTAGTTTTCCGGGTAAGCTGACGGCCTTATTGTATAAACGTTTTGAATTTTTTAATGGTGATTTTTCTAAAGGTTTTATCATAATTCCGTGCGAGCTGATTGACCGAAATGGTGATGAGCTTAAGAAGGTTATTTTGAAATATGCTGACCTGTGGAATCTCGGAGAGGGCTTTGTTGAATGGCTGAATGAAGCCAATACCTTCTGCTGCAGTCTGGTGGATCGCATCGTTCCCGGATATCCAAGAGACACCATTGCTGAGATTACGGAAGAACTTGGCTATGAGGATAAGTTGGTCGTTGTCGGCGAGCAGTTCCATCTTTGGGTGATTGAAGGACCACAGTGGATTAAAGAGGAGTTCCCAGCTCAACTAGCAGGACTTAATGTGCTGGTGGTGGATGATATGACGCCTTACCGGACGCGTAAAGTGAGAATTCTAAATGGGGCACATACAGCATTGACCCCAGTAGCTTATTTATACGGTATTGATACGGTCTCGGAGGCGATTGAGCACAAAGAGGTTGGAGCGTACGTGAAGTCCTTAATCTATGAAGAGATTATTCCGACGCTGGATCTGCCGGTAGAGGAATTGAACTCTTTTGCAGATGCGGTATTGGAACGGTTCCTGAACCCTTATGTACAGCATTACGTGATGAGCATCTCTCTTAACTCTATATCGAAATTTAAGACAAGAGATCTACCTTCTTTACTACAATTTGTGGAGTCGCAAGGACAATTGCCTGAAAAGCTCATCTTCTCATTGAGCGCATTAATTGCCTTCTATAAAGGACGTAGAGGGGAAGAAGAGATTCAGCTTGCGGATGATGCGGATATTTTGGAATGGTTCGCTTCCTTGTGGGGAGGATGGGATGGTACAGACACAGGGCTGCGTGCACTGACCGCTCAGGTACTGGCAGCAACAAACCGCTGGGGCATTGACCTGAATGAAGTGGCTGGACTTACCGACAAGGTGGCACAAGGCTTGATTGCGATTGAGAGAACAGGTATGAAGCAAGCGTTGAAAGCGTTCGTGAAGAAACCTGCGCACAACTAA